A DNA window from Pyrus communis chromosome 3, drPyrComm1.1, whole genome shotgun sequence contains the following coding sequences:
- the LOC137727484 gene encoding NAC domain-containing protein 54-like, which translates to MAPMSLPPGFRFHPTDEELVAYYLDRKINGRTIELEIIPEVDLYKCEPWDLPDKSFLPSKDMEWYFYSPRDRKYPNGSRTNRATRAGYWKATGKDRAVNSQRRAVGMKKTLVYYRGRAPHGIRTNWVMHEYRLVNSVCGNASSSLKDSYALCRVFKKTIQMPKSNKEYTPIGINNADNDSIWVSNEQLLGEDTSGINEGASRGIETDQDENYSNHDYPKFVSDTSSSDLTQGTPTETGIADDLQAPFASDEANSSADLYPFGVHCSSDLLQETYIPPNASSLNTYQFPYPPLELEDFPQINLAAETNTAKPEIIDEYMSYDKFKDYMNGTFEEIFSLCSSQDNSVPLSLQD; encoded by the exons ATGGCACCCATGAGTCTTCCTCCTGGATTCAGATTCCACCCAACGGATGAAGAGCTTGTTGCTTACTATCTAGATCGAAAAATCAATGGTCGCACCATTGAGCTAGAAATTATCCCAGAGGTCGACCTCTACAAATGTGAGCCATGGGATTTACCTG ATAAGTCGTTCCTTCCGAGCAAAGACATGGAGTGGTACTTCTATAGCCCGAGGGATAGGAAGTACCCCAACGGGTCGAGAACGAATAGGGCTACTCGAGCTGGGTACTGGAAAGCGACTGGGAAAGACCGGGCGGTGAACAGTCAGAGGCGTGCTGTCGGCATGAAGAAGACATTGGTTTACTATAGAGGTAGAGCCCCCCATGGTATTAGAACCAACTGGGTTATGCATGAGTACCGGCTGGTCAATTCTGTGTGTGGCAATGCGTCATCATCTCTAAAG GATTCTTACGCATTGTGCCGAGTGTTCAAGAAAACAATACAAATGCCCAAGAGTAACAAAGAATACACGCCAATTGGGATTAACAATGCAGACAATGATTCAATATGGGTCTCCAATGAACAATTGTTAGGGGAAGACACTAGTGGCATTAATGAGGGAGCTTCAAGAGGGATTGAAACTGATCAAGATGAGAATTATTCCAACCATGATTATCCCAAATTTGTATCTGACACCTCTTCTTCAGATCTCACTCAAGGCACACCTACTGAAACTGGCATAGCTGATGATTTACAAGCTCCATTTGCTTCTGATGAAGCAAACAGTTCAGCTGATCTATACCCTTTTGGTGTTCACTGCTCCTCAGATCTACTTCAG GAGACATATATACCGCCCAATGCGAGCTCACTGAATACCTATCAATTTCCTTACCCACCCTTAGAACTTGAAGACTTCCCGCAGATCAATTTAGCTGCAGAGACAAACACAGCAAAGCCGGAAATCATTGACGAGTACATGTCGTACGACAAGTTCAAGGATTACATGAATG
- the LOC137730039 gene encoding uncharacterized protein produces the protein MSILWEKSGTWRWVVNKTRDSKPFFLAFATVCGVVPGVIGYFVMQTTNSGNQQLEAELRRNARPESMRMGQVNKERLAEFLGELQRKENTNDRYVAALKGETLTRNPYVRIQPIPKPSNTEAEKEQK, from the exons ATGTCGATACTGTGGGAGAAGAGCGGGACATGGAGGTGGGTAGTGAACAAGACCCGTGATTCGAAGCCCTTCTTCTTGGCCTTCGCCACCGTCTGCGGCGTCGTTCCGGGCGTTATTGGCTACTTCGTTATGCAGACCACCAACTCTGGAAACCAACAGCTCGAGGCCGAGCTCCGCCGCAACGCCCGACCTGAATCGATG AGGATGGGGCAAGTGAATAAAGAAAGATTGGCAGAATTCCTTGGGGAGTTGCAGCGGAAAGAGAACACAAATGACCGCTATGTTGCTGCACTGAAAGGAGAGACATTGACTAGGAATCCATATGTGAGAATTCAACCAATTCCAAAGCCAAGCAACACCGAAGCTGAGAAGGAACAGAAGTAG